Proteins encoded by one window of Microtus pennsylvanicus isolate mMicPen1 chromosome 18, mMicPen1.hap1, whole genome shotgun sequence:
- the Or2at4 gene encoding olfactory receptor 2AT4, whose amino-acid sequence MEATTCNGSVDGSTVFYLVGIPSLPEPFYLPVFFLFLLFYLLILVGNTLILVAVVTDPSLHKPMYFFLVNLSALDILFTTTTVPKMLSLFLLGDHFLTFPSCLLQMYLFQSFTCSEAFILVVMAYDRYVAICRPLHYPVHMTPQTNAALAASAWITALLLPVLAVVKTSQMAYNSIAYIYHCFCDHLALVQASCSDTNPQTLMGFCIAMVVSFLPLLLVLLSYAHILASVLRINSREGRSKAFSTCSSHLLVVGTYYSSIAIAYVAYRADLPQDFHIMGNVVYAILTPILNPLIYTLRNKDVKSAITKIVYLKSVT is encoded by the coding sequence ATGGAGGCTACAACCTGCAACGGATCAGTAGATGGCTCTACCGTCTTCTACCTGGTGGGCATCCCCTCTCTACCAGAGCCCTTCTACCTCCccgtcttcttcctcttcctcctcttctacctGCTCATCCTGGTGGGGAACACCCTGATCCTGGTGGCCGTGGTGACAGATCCCAGCCTCCACAagcccatgtacttcttcctagTCAACCTCTCGGCTCTGGACATCCTTTTCACCACAACCACGGTCCCTAAGATGCTCTCCCTCTTCCTGTTAGGAGACCACTTCCTCACCTTCCCTTCCTGCTTACTGCAGATGTACCTCTTCCAAAGCTTCACCTGTTCAGAAGCCTTCATCCTGGTggtcatggcctatgaccgctatgtggctatCTGCCGCCCTCTGCACTACCCTGTCCACATGACCCCACAGACAAACGCTGCCCTGGCAGCCAGTGCCTGGATCACCGCCCTCCTCCTGCCCGTCCTAGCAGTAGTGAAGACATCTCAGATGGCATATAATAGCATCGCCTACATCTACCACTGCTTCTGCGACCACCTGGCTCTGGTCCAGGCCTCCTGCTCAGACACCAACCCCCAGACCCTCATGGGCTTCTGCATCGCCATGGTggtgtccttcctccctctcctcctggtGCTTCTCTCCTACGCCCACATCCTGGCCTCTGTGCTTCGTATCAATTCCAGGGAAGGGCGTTCCaaagccttctccacctgcagCTCCCACCTCCTGGTGGTGGGCACCTACTACTCCTCCATTGCCATAGCCTATGTGGCCTACAGGGCCGACCTGCCCCAGGACTTCCACATCATGGGCAATGTGGTGTATGCTATCCTCACACCAATCCTCAACCCTCTCATCTACACCCTCAGGAACAAGGATGTCAAATCAGCCATTACAAAAATTGTTTATCTCAAAAGCGTGACATGA